The uncultured Ilyobacter sp. genome has a segment encoding these proteins:
- a CDS encoding ATP-binding protein: MSFIREIIKYKKSIMIFFTGLIFAISLAFTILKNYEDLRDALVLNEQKHLLTIADTTAKSIESYFRGEERSIRILARDTGFLRDFEYLKNRDERYLGESLKIYYKVGAPRIKSIQLLDSKGIILDEYPTKSQDKISKDISDLKDVKKIIENNEHALSEVYFENGDPFIYILQPIFNKGKFQGMIRCKLSIDNMYKIFIENIRSGSKGYASVKTKEGIFLMHPKKSQIGGHIMQLRKSKYPDYDWSELEKLFEKQRSGEKGVEIYSSVWVTDDDSKMVKKFNGYSQAYIGDTFWIVTVASDYDEVVRIVKKNYYYTVAIATLIVLSISLLAAYIYSIREKKAKLEIKSLHINEVKKLNSELEEDIEKRKLVAKELVKAKDKYEAMFNSINDCVFIADFDNNSFENILEVNEKVYERLKYSRAELLKMKYSDIDVGLSENERQNILEKMLNKRSVMYETEIKTRFNKKIPVEVSGRLFKMENKYRAILISRDITLRKIQEETVKRSEARFFNIVNKLANDIEGENSDTAKIKLGKDISNQKILLKLEKINIELEKMFKKEMDENKKKEALMIYQSRYAAMGEMIGNIAHQWRQPLSSLSLIISNIEDSFFFGDVDKEDVESLFEKSRMLINKMSETIDDFRYFFKPKTKKEEFYIKNVVTSTVELFSERMLHNGIECNIDTEDDVKIWGYPNQLSQVILNFINNAVDALLENCEKERRIDILISEEKNSAIVEVNDNGGGIPEGVMEKIFEPYFSTKEKKNGTGIGLYMSQMIVEKNFGGKIYVTNKNGGACMKIIIPMGGENKNA; encoded by the coding sequence ATGAGTTTTATAAGGGAGATTATAAAGTATAAAAAATCTATAATGATATTTTTTACAGGTTTGATATTCGCTATATCTCTGGCCTTTACAATTTTAAAAAACTATGAAGATTTGAGAGATGCACTGGTTCTAAATGAGCAGAAACACCTTCTGACAATTGCAGATACGACTGCCAAAAGTATAGAGTCATATTTCCGAGGTGAGGAGAGATCGATTAGGATTCTTGCTCGAGATACGGGTTTTTTGAGGGATTTTGAGTACTTAAAAAATAGAGATGAAAGATATTTAGGGGAATCTCTCAAGATATATTATAAAGTCGGGGCCCCTAGAATCAAGTCCATACAATTACTTGACTCTAAAGGGATAATTTTAGACGAATATCCCACCAAATCACAGGACAAGATATCAAAGGATATATCGGATTTAAAAGATGTAAAAAAAATTATTGAAAATAACGAGCACGCTTTGAGTGAAGTTTATTTTGAAAATGGAGACCCATTTATATATATATTGCAGCCTATTTTTAACAAGGGGAAGTTTCAGGGGATGATAAGGTGCAAACTGAGTATCGACAATATGTATAAAATATTTATAGAGAATATAAGATCCGGGAGCAAGGGGTATGCCTCAGTAAAAACCAAAGAGGGGATTTTTCTGATGCATCCTAAGAAAAGCCAGATTGGTGGCCATATAATGCAGCTAAGAAAGTCCAAATATCCAGATTACGATTGGTCTGAGTTAGAAAAACTTTTTGAAAAGCAAAGATCTGGAGAAAAGGGAGTGGAGATCTATAGTTCTGTATGGGTTACAGATGACGACTCTAAGATGGTTAAAAAATTCAACGGTTATTCTCAGGCCTATATAGGGGACACATTTTGGATAGTAACAGTCGCTTCTGATTATGATGAGGTAGTCAGAATTGTCAAAAAAAATTATTATTACACAGTGGCAATAGCCACACTTATTGTACTCAGTATAAGTTTATTAGCGGCGTATATATATAGCATAAGGGAGAAAAAGGCCAAGCTAGAGATAAAATCTTTGCATATAAATGAAGTAAAAAAACTAAACAGCGAATTAGAAGAAGATATAGAGAAAAGAAAACTAGTGGCAAAGGAACTTGTCAAAGCAAAAGATAAATATGAGGCGATGTTTAATAGCATTAATGACTGTGTATTTATTGCAGACTTTGATAACAACTCTTTTGAAAATATACTTGAGGTAAATGAAAAAGTATATGAGAGGTTAAAGTACTCACGGGCAGAACTTTTGAAAATGAAATACTCTGATATTGATGTGGGCTTATCAGAGAATGAACGGCAAAACATACTAGAAAAAATGCTAAACAAGAGATCTGTAATGTACGAAACAGAGATAAAAACAAGGTTTAACAAAAAAATACCTGTAGAAGTAAGTGGTAGACTATTTAAAATGGAAAATAAATACAGGGCAATATTAATATCTAGAGATATTACCTTGAGGAAAATACAAGAGGAGACAGTTAAAAGAAGTGAGGCTAGATTTTTTAACATAGTCAATAAACTGGCCAATGATATTGAGGGAGAAAATTCAGATACTGCTAAAATAAAACTCGGGAAAGATATCAGCAACCAAAAAATACTTCTGAAGCTGGAAAAAATAAACATTGAACTGGAAAAAATGTTTAAAAAAGAGATGGATGAGAACAAAAAGAAAGAGGCACTCATGATCTATCAATCAAGGTATGCAGCCATGGGAGAGATGATAGGAAACATAGCTCATCAGTGGAGACAACCTCTTAGTTCATTGTCTCTTATAATATCAAATATAGAGGATTCCTTTTTTTTCGGGGATGTAGATAAAGAGGATGTAGAATCTCTTTTTGAAAAATCGAGAATGCTTATAAATAAAATGTCTGAGACCATAGATGATTTTAGATATTTCTTTAAACCGAAAACAAAAAAGGAAGAATTTTATATAAAAAATGTAGTAACATCTACAGTAGAATTATTTAGTGAAAGAATGCTACACAACGGAATAGAGTGCAATATAGATACAGAAGACGATGTTAAGATCTGGGGATATCCGAACCAATTGTCCCAGGTAATACTCAATTTTATAAATAATGCAGTAGATGCCTTGCTAGAAAACTGCGAAAAAGAAAGAAGGATCGATATATTGATCTCAGAAGAAAAAAATAGTGCTATTGTTGAAGTCAATGATAACGGGGGAGGAATTCCTGAAGGGGTGATGGAAAAGATATTTGAACCATATTTTTCCACCAAAGAGAAAAAAAATGGGACAGGTATAGGACTTTATATGTCACAGATGATAGTGGAAAAGAATTTCGGCGGAAAAATATATGTGACGAATAAAAATGGGGGAGCGTGTATGAAAATAATTATTCCTATGGGTGGTGAAAATAAAAATGCTTGA
- a CDS encoding Na-translocating system protein MpsC family protein, which translates to MLDKTNLLIKYKVLYVEDDEMQRENLKIFLKRRVGKLYLAENGKEGLKVFEEQNPDIIITDLKMPVMDGIEMSKKIREKNKKSGIVITTAFSDVETVLGAMDVGIDKYILKPVDTGKLIEAMEEIALRLTGEESGSLVLDDKIISDKKEKLEYESKIQIKIAYFIKSNTGKGPKSVKAFIKGSLIEIEANDPLTIYEKKLLEQSKNKSLVNFSREAFYNDRKSEIEKIIFEILGVKGNLERVTIDFKNNRDILVISV; encoded by the coding sequence ATGCTTGATAAAACAAATTTACTAATTAAATACAAGGTTCTCTATGTGGAAGATGATGAGATGCAGAGAGAAAATCTCAAGATATTTTTAAAGAGAAGAGTTGGAAAACTTTACTTGGCAGAAAATGGGAAAGAGGGATTGAAAGTTTTTGAAGAACAGAATCCAGATATAATAATAACAGATCTGAAGATGCCTGTAATGGACGGTATAGAGATGAGCAAGAAAATCCGGGAAAAGAATAAAAAATCCGGGATAGTGATAACAACTGCCTTTTCTGATGTGGAAACTGTTCTAGGTGCTATGGATGTCGGTATAGACAAGTATATACTAAAACCTGTGGATACAGGAAAACTTATAGAGGCTATGGAAGAAATAGCCCTTCGTCTTACAGGGGAAGAGTCTGGAAGCCTTGTTTTGGATGATAAGATAATATCTGACAAAAAAGAGAAACTGGAATATGAGAGTAAGATACAGATAAAAATAGCTTATTTTATAAAAAGTAACACTGGAAAAGGTCCTAAATCTGTAAAAGCCTTTATAAAGGGCAGCCTGATAGAGATAGAGGCCAATGATCCACTTACTATCTATGAGAAAAAACTTCTGGAACAGAGTAAGAATAAAAGCCTTGTAAATTTTAGTAGAGAGGCCTTTTATAATGACAGGAAGAGTGAGATCGAAAAAATAATTTTTGAAATATTAGGTGTAAAAGGAAACCTAGAAAGAGTGACCATAGATTTTAAAAATAACAGAGATATATTGGTTATTTCTGTTTAA
- the pgeF gene encoding peptidoglycan editing factor PgeF: MYIKHNGYFEIEEFEKKGIKAILTGKQFGDVKEMFFLSPEKEKNIEKFMKKFSIEEKKLAAAKQTHSKNIVDIRDGSPLYFDDVDGFITARKDVVLFTVHADCLPIYFYDMEKKVIGLCHSGWKGSYLQIAEEVVKNMKASYGTSEKDILVGIGIGAGRCCYQVGDDFYRDFKEKFPFDVIEASFEKKADGWYFDNGEFNFQMFIKQGILEKNIMKSQECTVCNRELYSYRREGKDAGRNGAFIYFKD, from the coding sequence ATGTATATAAAGCATAATGGATATTTTGAGATAGAAGAATTTGAAAAGAAGGGGATAAAAGCTATATTAACAGGGAAGCAATTCGGAGATGTGAAGGAGATGTTTTTTCTGTCTCCTGAAAAAGAAAAGAATATAGAAAAATTTATGAAAAAATTTTCTATAGAGGAGAAAAAACTGGCGGCTGCAAAACAGACACATTCTAAAAACATAGTAGATATAAGAGATGGAAGCCCTCTATACTTTGACGATGTAGACGGATTTATAACTGCCAGAAAAGATGTGGTCCTTTTTACAGTCCATGCAGACTGTCTGCCCATATATTTTTACGACATGGAAAAAAAGGTCATAGGCCTGTGCCATTCGGGGTGGAAAGGAAGTTATCTCCAGATCGCAGAAGAGGTTGTAAAAAATATGAAGGCCAGCTATGGAACCTCGGAAAAAGACATCCTTGTGGGGATAGGAATAGGGGCAGGGAGATGCTGCTATCAGGTGGGAGATGATTTTTACAGGGATTTTAAGGAGAAGTTTCCTTTTGATGTTATAGAGGCCTCCTTTGAAAAAAAAGCTGATGGATGGTATTTTGACAACGGTGAATTTAACTTTCAGATGTTCATAAAACAAGGGATTTTAGAAAAAAACATAATGAAAAGCCAAGAGTGCACAGTTTGCAACAGAGAACTATATTCATACAGAAGAGAGGGGAAGGATGCGGGAAGAAATGGTGCATTTATCTACTTTAAAGATTAA
- a CDS encoding LacI family DNA-binding transcriptional regulator, producing MKMSDIAEKAGVSIATVSRVINEDKNVRDSTREKILKIIEEYDYTPSAIARNLSKKDNNTIGVVVPDISNPYFSEMVEGISEVVDRENLNILIYNTNDKMEKEQKSLQMLLEQRIKGLVITVTSESYEKGKNYLDKFVRGKIPVVLADRDIKYSSMDSVFIDNIGGAYTGVSVLIENDHRDIAIITGPLGSKPGRDRLRGYQNALSENGIEVIEENIYEGDFQMESGYKLGKEILSRKKRSTAVFISNNQMTLGFFKAMNEMKLSTPKDIAVLSFDRVEILDIFDIKLTTVSASVRELGVRSAEMLLERIRNKDKDISQKTILQTTLDIKGSEKKLFKTKKSVIDYKEVKWGKYW from the coding sequence ATGAAGATGTCAGATATAGCTGAAAAAGCAGGAGTTTCTATAGCTACAGTTTCAAGAGTTATAAATGAAGATAAAAATGTAAGGGACTCTACGAGGGAAAAAATCCTCAAAATAATAGAGGAGTATGACTATACTCCCAGTGCCATAGCAAGAAATCTTTCAAAAAAAGACAACAACACTATAGGGGTGGTGGTCCCTGATATATCAAATCCATATTTTTCAGAGATGGTGGAGGGTATAAGCGAGGTCGTAGACAGGGAAAACCTCAATATATTAATTTATAATACCAATGATAAGATGGAAAAAGAGCAGAAATCACTTCAGATGCTGCTAGAACAAAGGATAAAAGGTCTGGTAATAACAGTTACCAGCGAAAGCTATGAGAAAGGGAAAAATTATCTGGATAAATTTGTAAGGGGAAAAATACCTGTGGTTCTTGCAGACAGGGATATCAAGTATTCTAGCATGGACTCTGTTTTTATAGACAATATAGGCGGGGCATACACGGGAGTCTCGGTACTTATCGAAAACGACCATAGGGATATAGCTATTATAACCGGTCCTCTTGGATCTAAGCCAGGGAGAGACAGGCTGAGAGGATACCAAAATGCTCTTTCTGAAAATGGGATAGAGGTCATAGAGGAAAATATCTATGAGGGAGACTTTCAGATGGAATCAGGTTATAAACTGGGAAAAGAGATACTCAGTAGAAAAAAAAGATCTACAGCGGTATTTATATCTAACAATCAGATGACCCTGGGATTCTTTAAGGCCATGAACGAAATGAAATTATCTACCCCAAAAGATATTGCGGTACTATCCTTTGACAGAGTTGAAATACTGGATATATTTGATATTAAACTCACTACGGTGTCTGCTTCAGTAAGGGAGCTAGGGGTGAGATCGGCAGAAATGCTCTTAGAAAGAATAAGAAATAAAGACAAAGATATAAGTCAAAAGACGATACTTCAGACAACTCTAGACATAAAAGGGTCTGAAAAAAAGCTTTTTAAGACAAAAAAAAGTGTAATTGATTACAAGGAGGTAAAATGGGGAAAATACTGGTAG
- the rbsK gene encoding ribokinase: MGKILVVGSINMDLVTRASKSPKIGETVLGEDFKQIPGGKGANQAVAMARLGSDVAMIGMVGEDSFGDTLLSVIKKDGVDISGVGRCKDRSTGIATIVVDDDANNSIIVVPGANFEIKKEDIDANIKLYENSEIVVHQLETPLDIVEYSLKISKKLGKTTILNPAPAKAMSDEIIKNVDYLIPNETELELLAGVPVKTKEDILKACRKIMAKGVKKLIVTLGSRGAIYVDSEVSREFGVYKVNAVDTTAAGDSFIGGLTAALSKGEPLEKAMDFAAKVGAITVTREGAQTSLPTLDEVMNFEGVM; the protein is encoded by the coding sequence ATGGGGAAAATACTGGTAGTAGGAAGTATAAATATGGACCTTGTAACAAGAGCCTCTAAATCACCGAAGATAGGAGAAACGGTTTTAGGGGAAGATTTCAAACAGATCCCTGGAGGAAAGGGGGCCAATCAGGCTGTTGCCATGGCCAGGCTAGGGTCAGATGTGGCTATGATCGGAATGGTGGGGGAGGACTCCTTTGGAGATACTCTGCTATCTGTCATAAAAAAAGACGGGGTGGATATATCTGGTGTAGGTAGATGCAAAGACAGATCAACAGGGATAGCTACGATAGTAGTGGATGACGATGCCAATAACTCCATAATAGTAGTCCCAGGTGCAAATTTTGAAATAAAAAAAGAGGATATAGATGCGAATATTAAACTTTATGAGAATTCTGAAATAGTTGTACACCAGCTAGAAACACCTTTGGATATTGTAGAGTATTCTCTGAAAATAAGTAAAAAACTGGGAAAGACAACCATACTGAATCCAGCACCTGCAAAAGCAATGTCAGATGAAATAATAAAGAATGTAGATTATCTCATCCCCAATGAGACTGAATTAGAGCTCCTTGCAGGGGTTCCTGTAAAAACTAAAGAGGATATTCTCAAGGCCTGCCGAAAAATTATGGCAAAAGGAGTAAAAAAATTGATAGTCACCTTGGGGTCTAGGGGAGCCATTTATGTGGACAGCGAAGTCTCAAGAGAGTTTGGGGTGTATAAGGTCAATGCGGTAGACACTACTGCTGCAGGAGATTCATTTATAGGCGGTCTTACAGCCGCTCTTTCTAAGGGGGAGCCTTTAGAAAAGGCTATGGATTTTGCTGCAAAGGTAGGAGCAATTACAGTGACGAGAGAGGGAGCCCAGACTTCACTCCCTACACTGGATGAGGTTATGAATTTTGAAGGAGTGATGTAA
- the rbsD gene encoding D-ribose pyranase — translation MRLLNSEISYEIAKLGHTDHICIGDAGLPIPTGIKRIDMALERNIPTFMGTLDVVLDEVQVEGVIIASEMKELSPKLYTELLELLNKKCQGIKIEEIPHSQFKKINQESKAVIRTGECTPYANIILKSGVTF, via the coding sequence ATGAGGCTTCTAAACAGTGAGATATCATATGAGATAGCCAAACTTGGACACACAGATCATATATGTATAGGGGATGCAGGCCTGCCTATTCCAACTGGGATAAAGAGGATCGATATGGCCTTGGAGAGAAATATACCGACATTTATGGGTACCCTAGATGTGGTGCTAGACGAGGTGCAGGTGGAAGGGGTAATAATAGCTTCTGAAATGAAGGAATTGAGTCCGAAACTTTATACAGAACTTTTGGAGCTACTTAATAAAAAGTGTCAGGGGATTAAAATAGAGGAGATTCCTCATTCACAATTTAAGAAGATTAATCAGGAGTCAAAGGCAGTAATAAGAACGGGAGAGTGCACTCCTTATGCAAATATTATTTTGAAATCAGGTGTGACATTTTAG
- the rbsA gene encoding ribose ABC transporter ATP-binding protein RbsA yields the protein MKKKILELQEMVKTFPGVKALNGASLNLYEGRVMALLGENGAGKSTLIKVMTGIYKRDSGKMTLYGEDVEFYGPRESQNAGIAIIHQELNLISNLTIAENIFLGREKTSFGKIDWKGMYADADELLKKLKVKHSSKELVGNLSVGEQQMVEIAKAMSQDAKIIVMDEPTDALTDKETDSLFGVIRELIGENKSVVYISHRLKEIFEICDDVTIMRDGKFISEREVKDITEDQIIESMVGRKLEEQMPRVEVEAGPISLEVKNLKGDYVDDVSFTLREGEILGVAGLMGSGRTELAKTIYGFYKVTSGTILIGGKEVKINSPEEGLKNKIAYVPEDRKKEGLILGLSVKENMSISSLEKFENNLKSLNKNDEKDLVDSYISRFNIKTPGMDQIIKNLSGGNQQKVAIAKALMTGPKILILDEPTRGVDVGAKKEIYDLINELKKHGMSILMISSEMVEVIGLSDRIMVMHEKSITGIFSAEDASQEKIMRCAVGLKEDSDE from the coding sequence GTGAAAAAGAAAATATTGGAACTTCAAGAGATGGTAAAAACCTTTCCGGGAGTCAAGGCATTAAACGGAGCTAGTCTTAATCTCTACGAGGGGCGTGTCATGGCCCTACTAGGTGAAAATGGTGCAGGAAAGTCAACTCTCATAAAGGTGATGACGGGAATATACAAGAGAGACAGTGGAAAAATGACTCTCTACGGGGAAGATGTGGAATTTTACGGTCCGAGAGAATCACAAAATGCTGGGATCGCAATAATACACCAGGAGCTAAATCTTATATCTAATCTGACTATTGCAGAAAATATATTTCTAGGAAGGGAAAAAACCAGTTTTGGAAAAATAGACTGGAAGGGAATGTATGCCGATGCAGATGAACTGTTGAAAAAACTCAAGGTGAAACATTCATCTAAAGAGCTAGTGGGAAACCTCAGTGTGGGAGAGCAGCAGATGGTGGAGATAGCCAAGGCTATGTCGCAGGACGCAAAAATAATAGTTATGGATGAACCTACAGACGCCCTTACAGATAAGGAAACTGATAGCTTATTTGGCGTAATAAGAGAGCTTATAGGGGAGAATAAAAGTGTAGTATATATTTCACACAGGCTCAAGGAGATATTTGAAATATGTGACGATGTGACAATAATGAGGGACGGTAAATTTATATCTGAAAGAGAAGTAAAAGATATAACTGAAGACCAGATAATAGAAAGTATGGTGGGAAGGAAGCTAGAGGAGCAGATGCCTAGAGTAGAGGTAGAGGCAGGACCTATAAGCTTAGAGGTAAAAAATCTCAAAGGGGATTATGTGGATGATGTGAGCTTTACCCTGCGAGAGGGAGAGATTCTAGGGGTGGCAGGGCTCATGGGATCAGGAAGGACAGAACTGGCTAAAACCATCTATGGTTTTTATAAGGTAACCTCTGGAACAATCCTTATAGGTGGAAAGGAAGTAAAGATAAACTCCCCAGAGGAGGGGCTAAAAAATAAAATAGCCTATGTGCCTGAAGACAGAAAGAAAGAGGGACTGATACTTGGACTGTCTGTAAAGGAAAACATGAGCATATCTTCCTTGGAGAAATTTGAGAATAACTTAAAAAGTCTCAATAAGAATGATGAAAAAGATCTGGTGGATTCTTATATCTCAAGGTTTAATATAAAAACTCCAGGAATGGATCAGATTATTAAAAATCTCAGCGGAGGAAACCAGCAAAAGGTAGCCATAGCAAAGGCTCTCATGACTGGACCGAAAATTTTGATTTTGGATGAGCCTACACGTGGGGTAGATGTGGGAGCTAAAAAAGAGATATATGACCTTATAAATGAATTGAAAAAACACGGAATGAGCATCCTGATGATATCCTCTGAAATGGTGGAAGTAATAGGACTCAGCGACAGGATAATGGTTATGCATGAAAAAAGTATAACAGGAATCTTCTCGGCTGAAGATGCCAGCCAGGAAAAAATAATGAGGTGTGCCGTGGGCCTGAAGGAGGATAGTGATGAATAA
- the rbsC gene encoding ribose ABC transporter permease: protein MNNQTTLEPTQKKSFILLRNKPFIGLLIFAVLVSFMNPRFLSASNMLNVLRQTSINAIISAGMTFVILTGGIDLSVGSILAFCGAISASLMASGQNAFLAIAVSLIIGGILGMLSGVFISYGKLQAFITTLVTMTLMRGATLVFTDGKPISIGFGDNTSLFGSIGAGNILGIPTPIYIMAVVYGVSYYVLNHTKFGRYVYAVGGNEEATKLSGINVDRVKTKVYAISGVLSALAGVVVTARLFSAQPTAGSGYELDAIAAVVLGGTSLAGGIGRITGTITGALIIGVLGNALNLLNVSSYFQLMIKALVILAAVLMDRKSKK from the coding sequence ATGAATAATCAAACAACACTGGAGCCGACTCAAAAGAAAAGCTTTATTTTACTGAGAAATAAACCCTTTATAGGACTCTTGATATTTGCAGTCTTGGTATCCTTTATGAATCCAAGATTTCTTTCTGCATCTAATATGCTGAACGTACTGAGACAGACCTCTATAAATGCCATAATTTCAGCAGGGATGACCTTTGTAATCCTAACTGGAGGGATAGACCTTTCAGTGGGATCGATCCTCGCCTTTTGTGGTGCAATATCTGCTAGCCTTATGGCATCAGGTCAGAATGCCTTTTTAGCCATAGCGGTGTCGTTGATTATAGGTGGGATTCTTGGAATGCTGAGTGGTGTATTTATAAGCTACGGTAAACTTCAGGCATTTATTACTACTCTAGTAACTATGACCCTTATGAGGGGGGCGACTCTTGTATTCACTGACGGGAAACCCATATCCATAGGATTCGGAGATAACACCTCACTATTTGGAAGTATAGGGGCGGGAAATATACTAGGAATTCCTACTCCGATATATATAATGGCAGTTGTGTACGGAGTATCCTACTATGTACTCAATCACACAAAATTTGGGCGGTATGTATATGCGGTTGGAGGAAATGAGGAAGCCACCAAGCTGTCTGGGATAAATGTAGACAGGGTAAAGACCAAGGTCTATGCCATCAGTGGAGTTTTATCTGCTCTGGCTGGGGTAGTTGTAACCGCCAGATTGTTTTCTGCCCAACCTACTGCAGGAAGTGGATATGAGCTAGATGCCATAGCAGCGGTTGTACTGGGAGGGACGAGTCTTGCAGGAGGAATCGGAAGGATAACAGGGACAATCACAGGAGCTCTTATTATAGGAGTTCTAGGAAATGCTCTTAATCTACTAAATGTATCCTCATATTTCCAACTTATGATAAAGGCATTGGTTATATTAGCAGCGGTACTAATGGATAGAAAGTCCAAAAAATAA
- the rbsB gene encoding ribose ABC transporter substrate-binding protein RbsB encodes MKKIITLITVLLMVVLTGCGEKKASEAEATGRVGLVVSTLNNPFFVTLKEGAEAKANEMGMEIIILDSQNDPAKELANVEDLVVKGVDVILINPTDSDAVARAVMAANKSKIPVITLDRGANGGEVVTHIASDNVAGGKMAGEFIVEKIGKDGKVVELQGIPGTTAARDRGKGFNEAAANNITVVAQQAADFDRTKGLNVMENILQAVPEIDAVFAHNDEMALGALKAIEGSGRDILVVGFDATDDAVNAVEAGTLAATVAQQPFMIGAMGVETASKVIKGETVPEFIPVELKLVTK; translated from the coding sequence ATGAAAAAGATTATTACTCTGATCACAGTTTTATTGATGGTTGTTTTAACGGGCTGCGGTGAGAAAAAAGCTTCAGAAGCAGAAGCTACAGGTAGGGTTGGTCTTGTAGTATCTACTCTGAACAATCCATTCTTTGTTACTTTAAAAGAGGGGGCTGAGGCTAAGGCTAACGAGATGGGAATGGAGATTATTATTCTAGACTCTCAAAATGACCCTGCAAAAGAGCTGGCAAATGTAGAGGATCTAGTAGTGAAAGGAGTAGACGTAATTCTTATAAACCCTACAGACTCTGATGCAGTGGCAAGGGCAGTTATGGCTGCAAATAAGAGTAAAATACCTGTAATCACTCTAGACAGAGGAGCAAATGGAGGAGAGGTAGTGACTCATATAGCTTCTGATAACGTAGCAGGTGGAAAAATGGCAGGAGAATTTATAGTTGAGAAAATCGGAAAAGATGGAAAAGTTGTGGAACTTCAAGGTATTCCTGGAACTACTGCAGCTAGAGACAGAGGAAAAGGATTCAATGAAGCTGCTGCAAACAACATAACTGTAGTGGCACAGCAAGCCGCTGATTTTGACAGAACTAAAGGATTAAATGTAATGGAGAATATTCTTCAAGCAGTTCCTGAAATAGATGCAGTGTTTGCACATAATGATGAGATGGCTTTAGGGGCATTAAAAGCTATAGAGGGAAGCGGAAGAGATATTTTAGTGGTAGGATTTGACGCTACTGATGACGCTGTAAATGCTGTAGAAGCCGGGACCCTTGCGGCAACAGTGGCACAACAGCCGTTTATGATAGGAGCCATGGGAGTAGAAACAGCTTCAAAGGTAATAAAAGGGGAAACAGTACCTGAATTTATTCCAGTAGAATTAAAATTGGTTACAAAATAA
- a CDS encoding NAD-dependent protein deacylase: MYEELKNIIIKSNNIVFFGGAGVSTESNIPDFRSATGLYAHSPEYLLSRTYFDSNTEEFYKFYKENLIFKDAEPNDAHYALAKLEKLGKLKAVITQNIDGLHQKAGSKKVYELHGSVVRNYCMKCQEYHDLDYIIGFHEAVPRCRKCGGVVKPDVTLYEEMLDMDVFSGAIDCISKADVLIVGGTSLVVYPAASLVEYYKGNKLVLINKGATSYDSKASLVIDASIGEVLKEATREL, translated from the coding sequence ATGTACGAAGAATTAAAAAATATAATAATAAAAAGTAATAATATAGTTTTTTTCGGAGGGGCGGGTGTTTCTACAGAGAGTAATATACCTGATTTCAGAAGTGCAACGGGACTATATGCCCATTCTCCAGAATATCTTTTGAGTAGAACTTACTTTGATAGCAATACTGAAGAATTTTATAAATTTTATAAAGAAAATCTTATCTTTAAAGATGCCGAGCCCAATGATGCCCATTATGCCCTGGCAAAACTTGAAAAGTTAGGGAAATTAAAGGCTGTGATAACTCAGAATATAGATGGACTTCATCAGAAAGCAGGAAGCAAAAAAGTCTATGAACTTCATGGGAGTGTAGTAAGAAATTATTGTATGAAGTGCCAGGAGTATCACGATCTTGATTATATTATTGGTTTTCATGAGGCTGTGCCCAGATGCAGAAAATGCGGTGGTGTAGTTAAGCCTGATGTGACATTATATGAAGAGATGCTGGATATGGATGTCTTTAGTGGAGCCATTGACTGTATATCAAAGGCAGATGTACTCATAGTGGGAGGAACATCCCTTGTGGTCTACCCTGCTGCATCACTAGTAGAATATTATAAGGGGAATAAGCTGGTCTTAATCAATAAAGGTGCCACATCGTATGACAGCAAGGCATCGCTGGTTATAGACGCCAGTATAGGAGAGGTATTGAAAGAGGCAACCAGGGAACTTTAA
- a CDS encoding YwbE family protein: MDGKKRADIKPGIKVKIVLKKDQRTGKLTEGIVKDILTNSSTHPHGIKVRLTSGDVGRVQEIID, from the coding sequence ATGGATGGAAAAAAGAGAGCAGATATAAAACCTGGTATCAAGGTAAAAATTGTCTTAAAAAAAGATCAGAGAACCGGCAAATTAACTGAGGGAATTGTCAAAGATATCCTCACAAATTCTTCTACTCACCCACATGGAATTAAGGTCCGGCTCACTAGTGGAGATGTTGGAAGAGTTCAGGAGATAATAGATTAA